In the Gopherus flavomarginatus isolate rGopFla2 chromosome 6, rGopFla2.mat.asm, whole genome shotgun sequence genome, one interval contains:
- the LOC127053721 gene encoding probable E3 ubiquitin-protein ligase MARCHF10, producing LLSVLLFHCSACSSSAVFSECCHHSPVQSAVVLKNPHCQNSLTQGVTVTVICQDTLQASKRNFHGQDWVHALESAKNAKAARALKFSKSLNDVDQKAQSTTEGSNYGERTCSEGKLTPTQEQCLRINRFNQKEKKSLNLRPSFSNSKHSYMPSLSPTYSSALGAAENHHAVHIPLLDDKVDNEMSARSKKLLRYLFSFSHSLSASSLHKFHELESYPSHFQTAKSSSVLVESTGFCSDDMGDDDVFEDSASVRLKSKELRAPLCSVEKDSDLDCPSPLSEKFPPLSPVSTLGDACRICHCEGDEESPLITPCHCTGSLHFVHQACLQQWIKSSDTRCCELCKYEFIMETKLKPLRKGF from the exons TTACTTTCTGTGCTTTTATTCCACTGTTCTGCATGCAGTTCCAGTGCAGTATTTTCTGAATGTTGTCATCACAGTCCAGTGCAGTCTGCTGTTGTCTTGAAAAATCCTCACTGCCAGAATTCTCTGACACAGGGGGTCACAGTGACAGTAATCTGTCAGGACACGTTACAGGCATCAAAGAGAAACTTCCATGGGCAGGATTGGGTCCATGCGCTTGAGTCTGCTAAAAATGCAAAAGCCGCCAGAGCTCTTAAATTCTCCAAGTCCCTCAACGACGTGGACCAGAAGGCACAGAGCACCACAGAGGGCTCTAACTATGGGGAGCGAACGTGCTCTGAAGGCAAACTGACCCCGACACAGGAGCAGTGTTTAAGGATTAACAGATTTAATCAGAAAGAGAAGAAATCACTCAATCTCAGGCCTTCTTTTAGCAATTCTAAACACTCTTACAtgccgtctctttcccccacctacTCGAGCGCTTTGGGAGCAGCCGAGAACCACCACGCGGTGCATATACCTCTCCTGGATGACAAGGTGGACAATGAGATGTCAGCAAGAAGCAAAAAGCTGCTGCGCTACCTCTTTTCCTTCTCCCACAGCTTGAGTGCCAGCAGCCTGCATAAGTTCCATGAACTAGAGAGCTATCCAAGCCACTTCCAAACTGCAAAATCCTCCAGCGTGCTGGTGGAAAGCACAGGCTTCTGCTCTGATGATATGGGGGATGATGACGTATTCGAGGACAGTGCCTCCGTGAGGTTGAAATCAAAGGAGCTGCGGGCACCACTGTGTTCAGTTGAGAAAGACAGTGACCTAGACTGCCCTTCTCCCCTGTCAGAAAAATTCCCCCCTCTTTCCCCTGTGTCCACGTTGGGGGATGCCTGCAG GATATGTCACTGTGAAGGAGATGAGGAAAGCCCCTTGATTACCCCCTGTCACTGCACAGGAAGTCTTCATTTTGTGCACCAAGCCTGCCTGCAGCAGTGGATCAAGAGCTCAGACACTCGATGTTGTGAACTCTGCAAGTATGAGTTCATCATGGAGACCAAATTAAAGCCCCTACGAAAG
- the LOC127054278 gene encoding golgin subfamily A member 6-like protein 4 yields MLISSWTHRTAAHFSSLPTPSRRLAQIRRRKNRTRDEMFSEIMEVTRNERAHLKEWKDVVAKYRKDASEHEDRRDEHEDRRDAQDERWRQEDQRCRQEDQRWRDATLELLRDQTDILRRLVDLQEEQRGHRVPLQPMFNHPQYSPCSISSSPRRVRTRGGRLCAPTHSTPMDSPTKRLSLH; encoded by the exons ATGCTGATCAGCTCTTGGACTCACAGAACAG ctgcacatttttcaagcctccctactccatcccgaaggctagctcagataaggcggaggaagaacaggacgcgagatgaaatgttctctgaaatcatggaagtaacccgcaatgaaagagctcatctgaaggagtggaaggacgtggtagcaaagtacaggaaagatgccagtgaacatgaggataggagggacgaacatgaggacaggagagatgctcaagatgagaggtggcggcaggaagatcagaggtgtaggcaggaagatcagcggtggcgagatgcaacgctggagctgctgcgtgatcaaactgatatcctccgacgtctggtggatcttcaggaagagcagcggggtcacagagtgccgctgcagcccatgtttaaccaccctcagtactcaccatgttccatatcttcctcacccagacgtgtaagaacgcgtgggggaaggctttgtgcacccacccactccacccccatggacagtccaaccaaaaggctgtcattacattga